The following are encoded in a window of Nicotiana tomentosiformis unplaced genomic scaffold, ASM39032v3 Un00216, whole genome shotgun sequence genomic DNA:
- the LOC104089511 gene encoding uncharacterized protein codes for MASSISISSSMDAALSSSHSLSRFSETIPSAFQSIRPTNKPGSGSLRTSYFGCRFPNLTLARAQQEDDNDNGLLVSEGTFSWSQDNSDQRQGNEVGLDQSTKSVTPSYLSTTAGGTRAGLFRTPISGGVQSATSAHGLPKPALAVRNLMEQARFAHLCTVMSRMHHRREGYPFGSLVDFAPDAMGHPIFSFSPLAIHTRNLLADPRCTLVVQIPGWSCLSNARVTIFGDVYPLPEDQQEWAHKQYIAKHQQGASQQWGNFYYFRMQNISEIYFIGGFGTVAWVDVNDYETLRPDKIAIDGGEQNLKELNAIFSKPLKDLLSREAEVDDAAIISIDSKGADIRVRQGAELNIQRISFEGHSVETLEEAKAALWKLVNRGRLYNMEK; via the exons ATGGCATCGTCAATCTCTATCTCTTCGTCAATGGATGCTGCTCTTTCAAGCTCCCATTCTCTCTCTAGGTTTTCAGAAACTATTCCCTCTGCTTTTCAATCCATTCGACCAACTAACAAGCCTGGTTCGGGGTCTCTGCGAACGAGTTACTTCGGCTGCCGCTTCCCCAACCTAACGCTTGCCCGTGCCCAACAAGAGGATGACAATGATAATGGGCTTCTAGTTTCTGAAGGCACTTTTTCTTGGTCACAG GATAATTCAGATCAAAGACAAGGAAATGAGGTTGGTTTGGATCAATCAACAAAGTCCGTTACACCCTCTTATCTCAGCACGACTGCTGGAGGTACAAGGGCTGGGCTTTTCCGAACTCCCATATCTGGAGGTGTACAAAGTGCAACCTCAGCTCATGGCCTACCTAAACCTGCCTTAGCTGTTCGCAACTTAATGGAGCAG GCTAGGTTTGCTCATTTATGCACCGTTATGTCTCGGATGCATCATCGACGAGAAGGTTACCCATTTGGCTCACTTGTAGATTTTGCACCAGATGCCATGGGAC ACCCAATATTTTCATTCTCACCGTTAGCTATACACACAAGGAACCTGCTAGCTGACCCAAGATGCACACTGGTTGTACAG ATCCCGGGTTGGAGTTGTTTATCTAATGCAAGGGTAACAATATTCGGTGATGTCTATCCTCTCCCGGAAGATCAACAG GAATGGGCACATAAGCAATATATAGCAAAACATCAGCAAGGAGCTTCTCAACAATGGGGAAACTTTTATTACTTTCGGATGCAAAATATAAG TGAGATATATTTCATTGGAGGCTTTGGAACAGTTGCTTGGGTGGATGTCAATGATTATGAAACTTTGCGGCCTGACAAGATTGCTATTGATGGAGGTGAACAAAATCTTAAG GAGCTAAATGCAATTTTTTCAAAGCCTCTAAAAGATCTTTTGTCGCGAGAAGCTGAGGTGGATGATGCTGCCATAATATCAATAGATAGCAAGGGAGCTGATATCCGTGTCCGGCAGGGTGCAGAG TTAAACATTCAGAGAATATCTTTTGAAGGTCATTCCGTTGAAACACTAGAAGAAGCAAAAGCAGCACTGTGGAAACTGGTAAATAGAGGTCGATTGTACAATATGGAGAAATGA